The Streptomyces albofaciens JCM 4342 genome has a segment encoding these proteins:
- a CDS encoding TetR/AcrR family transcriptional regulator, whose amino-acid sequence MAATSGRAGKQPKSVWLAERPPVKRKADQPAGLDLDKIVAATVRLLDAEGLAKFSMRRLAAELGVTAMSVYWYVDTKDDLLELAMDAAAGEIDLPDESDEDADWRDQLRHLATEYRTMLLAHPWVPRLLGEYINFGPHSMAFSNATLRVMARSGLSKESTSGALAAVFQFVYGFCTIQGLHRARCRAEGSTLDEYFQQVVGAVRDRPEFAETMELSVKAVYARKGLTAEQMLENDFAFALELQIAGIEAMRERERARNGEATDRDGAG is encoded by the coding sequence ATGGCCGCGACTTCGGGCCGCGCCGGGAAACAGCCGAAGAGCGTATGGCTGGCGGAGCGCCCCCCGGTGAAACGGAAGGCGGACCAGCCGGCCGGACTGGACCTCGACAAGATCGTCGCGGCCACGGTCCGGCTGCTGGACGCCGAGGGCCTGGCGAAGTTCTCCATGCGCCGCCTCGCCGCCGAGCTGGGCGTCACCGCCATGTCCGTCTACTGGTACGTCGACACCAAGGACGACCTGCTGGAACTGGCCATGGACGCGGCGGCCGGCGAGATCGACCTGCCCGACGAGTCCGACGAGGACGCCGACTGGCGCGACCAGCTGCGCCACCTCGCCACCGAATACCGCACCATGCTGCTCGCCCACCCCTGGGTACCGAGGTTGCTGGGGGAGTACATCAACTTCGGGCCGCACTCGATGGCCTTCTCCAACGCGACCCTGCGGGTGATGGCGCGCAGCGGCCTGTCGAAGGAGTCGACGTCCGGGGCGCTGGCGGCGGTCTTCCAGTTCGTCTACGGCTTCTGCACCATCCAGGGCCTGCACCGCGCCCGCTGCCGGGCCGAGGGCTCCACCCTGGACGAGTACTTCCAGCAGGTCGTGGGCGCCGTACGGGACCGCCCGGAGTTCGCCGAGACGATGGAGCTGTCCGTCAAGGCGGTGTACGCGCGAAAGGGGCTGACGGCCGAGCAGATGCTGGAGAACGACTTCGCCTTCGCCCTCGAACTCCAGATCGCGGGCATCGAGGCGATGCGGGAGCGGGAGCGCGCGCGGAACGGGGAGGCGACGGATCGGGACGGCGCCGGATAG
- a CDS encoding chaplin, with protein MRVRTAISAGVLTVAAVLGSVGTAAADAGAGAKVANSPGILSGNAIQVPIDVGIPICGNTIDVIGLLNPATGNKCKTN; from the coding sequence ATGCGCGTTCGTACTGCCATCAGCGCGGGTGTCCTGACCGTCGCCGCCGTCCTCGGCAGCGTCGGCACCGCCGCCGCCGACGCGGGGGCGGGTGCCAAGGTCGCCAACTCGCCGGGCATCCTGTCCGGCAACGCCATCCAGGTCCCGATCGACGTCGGCATCCCGATCTGTGGCAACACCATCGACGTCATCGGGCTGCTCAACCCCGCCACGGGCAACAAGTGCAAGACCAACTGA
- a CDS encoding sensor histidine kinase: protein MLIAVVCAVIGTVTTIALHSYLQDQLDGKLLESAQHTGGRQGGFLDHRDLGFIAGPGQPIGTVGARLSSDGEIVAAARSIDGRNPMPAQNVVTLTDEQVDALAEVPHDGRPHTVTLPGLGDYRIASAPDDSALVGLPSGEVQNVVGRLIVVEVCVTAAGLVAAGLAGAATVRIALWPLRRVAATATRVSELPLHRGEVALHERVPAAEADPRTEVGQVGAALNRMLGHVGSALAARQESETRVRRFVADASHELRTPLASIRGYAELTRRGREEPGPATRHALGRIESEAQRMTGLVEDLLLLARLDAGRPLSYESTDLAPLVVDAVSDARAAGPGHKWRLELPDDPVCVRADADRLHQVLVNLLANARTHTPEGTTVVARLRREPPVSGANRSVRLEVQDDGPGVPPDLLPHVFERFARGDASRARTGDGADGTAGTGAGADGKRGRTGGSTGLGLAIVQAVVAAHGGTARVESVPGRTVFSVRLPADGPAHDTARAPRLHRAPLKHTHSQAGHSDTTQG from the coding sequence ATGCTGATCGCGGTGGTCTGTGCGGTGATCGGTACGGTCACCACCATCGCCCTGCACTCCTACCTCCAGGACCAACTGGACGGCAAGCTCCTGGAGTCGGCCCAGCACACGGGCGGCCGGCAGGGGGGTTTCCTCGATCACCGGGACCTCGGGTTCATCGCCGGGCCCGGTCAGCCCATCGGCACCGTCGGCGCGCGCCTCTCCTCCGACGGTGAGATCGTCGCGGCGGCCCGCAGCATCGACGGGCGCAACCCGATGCCCGCGCAGAACGTGGTCACGCTGACGGACGAGCAGGTGGACGCGCTGGCCGAGGTACCGCATGACGGGCGCCCGCACACCGTCACCCTGCCCGGCCTCGGCGACTACCGGATCGCCTCGGCGCCGGACGACTCCGCGCTGGTCGGGCTGCCGTCCGGCGAGGTGCAGAACGTCGTCGGCAGGCTGATCGTCGTGGAGGTCTGCGTCACGGCCGCGGGCCTGGTGGCGGCCGGTCTCGCGGGCGCCGCCACGGTCCGGATAGCGCTGTGGCCGCTGCGCCGGGTCGCCGCTACGGCGACCCGGGTCTCCGAGCTGCCGCTGCACCGCGGTGAGGTGGCCCTGCACGAACGCGTCCCGGCCGCCGAGGCCGACCCCCGTACGGAGGTCGGCCAGGTCGGCGCGGCGCTCAACCGGATGCTGGGCCACGTCGGTTCGGCGCTCGCCGCCCGCCAGGAGAGCGAGACGCGGGTCCGCAGATTCGTCGCCGACGCCAGCCACGAGCTGCGCACGCCGCTGGCCTCGATACGCGGCTACGCCGAGCTGACCCGGCGCGGCCGCGAGGAGCCCGGCCCCGCCACCCGGCACGCCCTGGGCCGGATCGAATCCGAGGCGCAGCGGATGACCGGCCTGGTGGAGGACCTGCTGCTGCTCGCCCGGCTGGACGCCGGCCGGCCGCTGTCGTACGAGAGCACCGACCTCGCGCCGCTGGTCGTGGACGCCGTCAGCGACGCCCGCGCGGCCGGGCCCGGACACAAGTGGCGCCTGGAACTGCCCGACGACCCGGTGTGCGTACGCGCCGACGCCGACCGGCTGCATCAGGTCCTGGTCAACCTGCTGGCCAACGCCCGTACGCACACCCCCGAGGGGACCACGGTCGTCGCCCGCCTCCGGCGCGAGCCGCCGGTGTCCGGAGCGAACCGTTCCGTGCGGCTGGAGGTGCAGGACGACGGCCCCGGCGTACCCCCTGACCTGCTGCCGCACGTCTTCGAACGCTTCGCCCGCGGCGACGCCTCCCGCGCCCGCACGGGGGACGGGGCGGACGGGACCGCGGGCACAGGCGCGGGCGCGGATGGGAAAAGGGGGCGTACCGGCGGCAGCACGGGTCTCGGGCTGGCCATCGTGCAGGCCGTGGTCGCGGCGCACGGCGGTACGGCCCGGGTGGAGAGTGTGCCCGGACGGACGGTCTTCAGCGTCCGGCTGCCCGCCGACGGTCCGGCGCACGACACCGCACGCGCCCCTCGGCTTCACCGGGCGCCCTTGAAGCACACCCATTCACAGGCGGGTCACAGCGACACCACACAAGGGTGA
- a CDS encoding bifunctional glycosyltransferase family 2/GtrA family protein: MTTTQPAQTPLGSLPPREHLRPGQTTTVLDVVIPVYNEESDLEPCVLRLHDHLTRTFPYGFRITIADNASTDRTPEISAALDEKIDEVTAVRLEEKGRGRALRTVWSLSDAPVLAYMDVDLSTDLNALLPLVAPLISGHSDLAIGSRLARSSRVVRGPKREFISRSYNLILRGSLAARFSDAQCGFKAVRGDVAARLLPMVEDSGWFFDTEMLVLAERAGLRIHEVPVDWVDDPHSTVHILRTATEDLKGVWRVGRALATGALPLDRLARPFGDDPRDRDLSGVPRGLARQVMGFCVVGALSTLLYLGLYSLFRLGVGPQAANAAALLLSAIGNTAANRRLTFGVRGRERAVRHQAQGLVVFGIGLALTSGSLAALDAATGDPAHGTEMAVLVAANLAATLLRFLLFRAWVFTDREREGRTAVPHRDRAAARPNRPATAPDRPAAVPDRPASAPARPATAPDRPATAPNRRATAPDRPAAAPDRPTAVPNRPGRSA; this comes from the coding sequence ATGACGACGACACAGCCGGCCCAGACTCCTCTGGGCTCCCTGCCGCCTCGTGAGCATCTGCGCCCCGGGCAGACCACCACGGTGCTCGATGTCGTGATCCCTGTCTACAACGAGGAGTCCGACCTGGAGCCCTGCGTGTTGCGGCTCCACGACCACCTCACCCGCACCTTCCCGTACGGCTTCCGGATCACCATCGCGGACAACGCGAGCACGGACCGCACGCCCGAGATCTCCGCGGCACTGGACGAGAAGATCGACGAGGTGACGGCCGTACGCCTGGAGGAGAAGGGGCGCGGCCGGGCGCTGCGCACCGTGTGGTCCCTCTCCGACGCGCCGGTGCTCGCCTACATGGACGTCGACCTGTCCACCGACCTGAACGCGCTGCTGCCGCTGGTCGCGCCGCTGATCTCCGGCCACTCGGACCTGGCGATCGGCTCGCGGCTGGCGCGCAGCTCGCGGGTGGTGCGCGGGCCGAAGCGCGAGTTCATCTCCCGCTCGTACAACCTCATCCTGCGCGGCTCGCTGGCCGCCCGCTTCTCGGACGCGCAGTGCGGCTTCAAGGCGGTACGGGGCGATGTCGCCGCGCGGCTGCTGCCCATGGTCGAGGACAGCGGCTGGTTCTTCGACACCGAGATGCTGGTGCTCGCGGAACGTGCCGGGCTGCGCATCCACGAAGTGCCGGTGGACTGGGTGGACGACCCGCACAGCACCGTGCACATCCTGCGGACGGCCACCGAGGACCTGAAAGGCGTGTGGCGAGTGGGGCGCGCGCTGGCGACCGGGGCGCTGCCGCTGGACCGGCTCGCCCGGCCCTTCGGCGACGACCCGCGCGACCGCGACCTGAGCGGCGTACCGCGCGGGCTGGCGCGCCAGGTCATGGGCTTCTGCGTGGTCGGCGCCCTCAGCACGCTGCTCTACCTGGGGCTCTACTCGCTCTTCCGGCTCGGCGTCGGACCGCAGGCGGCCAACGCCGCCGCGCTGCTCCTCTCGGCGATCGGCAACACGGCGGCGAACCGGCGGCTGACCTTCGGCGTACGGGGCCGGGAACGAGCCGTACGCCACCAGGCCCAGGGCCTCGTCGTCTTCGGCATCGGCCTGGCCCTGACCAGCGGTTCGCTGGCCGCCCTGGACGCCGCGACCGGCGATCCCGCGCACGGCACCGAGATGGCGGTCCTGGTGGCCGCGAACCTCGCGGCGACGCTGCTGCGGTTCCTGCTCTTCCGGGCGTGGGTCTTCACGGACCGGGAGCGGGAGGGCAGGACGGCGGTACCGCACCGGGATCGCGCCGCCGCTCGCCCGAACCGCCCGGCCACCGCCCCGGATCGCCCGGCCGCCGTCCCGGATCGCCCGGCCAGCGCCCCGGCTCGCCCGGCCACCGCCCCGGATCGCCCGGCCACCGCCCCGAACCGCCGGGCCACCGCCCCGGATCGCCCCGCCGCGGCCCCGGACCGCCCCACCGCCGTACCGAACCGCCCCGGCAGGAGCGCTTGA
- a CDS encoding MFS transporter: protein MSSVAPNATDPLRPARNPARWVILAVICLAQLTVLLDNTVLNVAVPSLTEEMGATTADVQWMLNAYSLVQSGLLLTAGNAADRYGRKKMLALGLVLFGVASLAASLSQSPGQLIAARAGMGIGGALLMTTTLAVVMQIFDDAERPKAIGIWSSVNSLGFAAGPLIGGSLLAHFWWGALFLINIPVALIGLVAVLRLVPESKNPSGDRPDLVGALLSMIGMVGVVFAIISGPDSGWLSGRVLTSAAVGIVGLTVFALWELRVPNPMLDMHFFRNSRFIGAVSGGILVAFGLGGSMFLLTQHLQLVLGYGPLEAGLRMAPLALMVVVLNFSGLSARLMPRLGTPGMIVTGMTLLAAGLTAIATLGSDSYGGMLLGLLVMGVGVAFAMPAMANAVMSAIPVEKAGVGAGVNGTLMEFGQGLGVAVLGAVLNSRFAALLPAVALGAGSLPAALALARTDADRAAVHDAFASGIGTSQLVGAAAVFLGGLLAAFLLRRAERDRTAPDDGAPRADVPVDGTDPAPAPARPE from the coding sequence ATGTCCTCCGTGGCGCCCAACGCCACCGACCCCTTGCGCCCGGCCCGCAATCCCGCCCGCTGGGTCATCCTCGCCGTCATCTGCCTCGCGCAGCTGACCGTCCTGCTCGACAACACCGTCCTGAACGTCGCCGTGCCCTCCCTCACCGAGGAGATGGGCGCCACCACCGCCGACGTGCAGTGGATGCTCAACGCGTACTCCCTGGTCCAGTCCGGCCTGCTGCTCACCGCGGGCAACGCCGCCGACCGCTACGGCCGCAAGAAGATGCTCGCCCTCGGCCTGGTGCTGTTCGGCGTCGCCTCGCTCGCCGCCTCCCTCTCCCAGTCGCCCGGCCAGCTGATCGCGGCCCGCGCCGGGATGGGCATCGGCGGCGCGCTGCTGATGACGACCACGCTCGCCGTCGTGATGCAGATATTCGACGACGCCGAGCGCCCCAAGGCCATCGGCATCTGGAGCTCGGTCAACTCGCTCGGCTTCGCCGCCGGGCCGCTGATCGGCGGCTCGCTGCTGGCCCACTTCTGGTGGGGCGCGCTGTTCCTGATCAACATTCCGGTCGCGCTGATCGGCCTGGTCGCCGTACTGCGGCTGGTCCCCGAGTCGAAGAACCCCAGCGGCGACCGCCCCGACCTGGTCGGCGCGCTGCTCTCCATGATCGGCATGGTGGGCGTGGTCTTCGCGATCATCTCCGGGCCGGACAGCGGCTGGCTCTCCGGCCGGGTGCTGACCTCCGCCGCCGTCGGCATCGTGGGCCTGACCGTCTTCGCGCTCTGGGAACTGCGCGTGCCGAACCCGATGCTGGACATGCACTTCTTCCGCAACAGCCGGTTCATCGGCGCGGTCTCCGGCGGCATCCTGGTCGCCTTCGGCCTGGGCGGCTCGATGTTCCTGCTCACCCAGCACCTGCAACTGGTCCTCGGTTACGGCCCGTTGGAGGCCGGGCTGCGGATGGCGCCGCTGGCGCTGATGGTCGTCGTACTGAACTTCAGCGGCCTGAGCGCCCGGCTGATGCCCCGGCTGGGCACCCCCGGCATGATCGTTACGGGGATGACCCTGCTGGCCGCCGGTCTGACCGCCATCGCCACCCTGGGCAGCGACAGCTACGGCGGCATGCTGCTCGGCCTGCTGGTGATGGGCGTCGGCGTGGCCTTCGCGATGCCCGCCATGGCCAACGCGGTGATGTCCGCGATCCCGGTGGAGAAGGCCGGGGTGGGCGCGGGCGTGAACGGCACGCTGATGGAGTTCGGCCAGGGCCTGGGCGTCGCGGTCCTCGGCGCGGTGCTCAATTCCCGCTTCGCCGCGCTGCTCCCGGCGGTCGCGCTGGGCGCCGGTTCGCTGCCCGCCGCGCTGGCCCTGGCCCGTACGGACGCGGACCGGGCGGCCGTGCACGACGCGTTCGCCTCCGGTATCGGCACCAGCCAACTGGTGGGCGCGGCGGCGGTCTTCCTCGGCGGTCTGCTCGCGGCGTTCCTGCTGCGCCGCGCGGAGCGCGACCGGACGGCGCCGGACGACGGCGCGCCGCGTGCGGACGTGCCCGTGGACGGTACGGACCCGGCTCCGGCCCCCGCCCGGCCGGAATAG
- a CDS encoding YceI family protein, whose translation MTSTGAAAAGPAKGAGVRAQVRTRDGWAVQHAVLTVTDMTGTQVLRAAADEDGVVRDAQPLAPGPYTVIVTAVGYAPVASSAIVTASGRMDVGTVVLARQGGAELPPPGAWTIDPMHSTVAATAQHLGITSVHGRFLDFAGRIEIAEDLEKSSVEAVIKTASIDTGNGMRDGHLRTGDFLDVEQYPEMTYRSTGLEPAGPDRWTVHGELSLRGVVRPVDLDLSYLGTGPDPWGGVRAAFNATAELRREDFKMNYNQVVAAGIAAIGTTLRVELDIQAVQGETLPTA comes from the coding sequence ATGACTTCGACGGGCGCGGCAGCGGCGGGACCGGCCAAGGGAGCGGGCGTCCGCGCGCAGGTCCGTACACGGGACGGCTGGGCGGTGCAGCACGCGGTGCTGACCGTCACCGACATGACCGGCACCCAGGTGCTGCGTGCGGCGGCCGACGAGGACGGCGTCGTACGGGACGCGCAACCGCTGGCCCCCGGCCCGTACACGGTGATCGTGACGGCGGTCGGCTACGCGCCGGTGGCCTCCAGCGCGATCGTGACGGCGAGCGGCCGGATGGACGTCGGCACCGTGGTGCTGGCGCGGCAGGGCGGCGCCGAGCTGCCGCCGCCCGGGGCCTGGACCATCGACCCGATGCACTCGACGGTCGCGGCGACCGCCCAGCACCTGGGCATCACCAGCGTGCACGGCCGCTTCCTGGACTTCGCGGGACGCATCGAGATCGCCGAGGACCTGGAGAAGTCGTCGGTCGAGGCGGTCATAAAGACGGCGTCGATCGACACCGGCAACGGGATGCGCGACGGGCACCTGCGCACCGGGGACTTCCTGGACGTCGAGCAGTACCCGGAGATGACCTACCGCAGCACCGGCCTGGAGCCGGCCGGACCGGACCGCTGGACCGTGCACGGCGAGCTGTCGCTGCGCGGTGTGGTCCGCCCGGTGGACCTGGACCTGAGCTACCTCGGTACGGGCCCGGACCCGTGGGGCGGCGTGCGGGCGGCCTTCAACGCCACCGCGGAGCTGCGCCGCGAGGACTTCAAGATGAACTACAACCAGGTCGTCGCCGCCGGCATCGCCGCGATCGGCACGACGCTGCGCGTGGAACTGGACATCCAGGCCGTACAGGGCGAGACGCTGCCCACGGCCTGA
- a CDS encoding ArnT family glycosyltransferase: protein MTTHDTRLTESTEPTESTEPTEPAASPAAQSPPATPHRHRPALLALLLVTAALYLWDLGASGYANQFYSAAAQAGSESWKAFFFGSSDAANSITVDKPPAALWPMALSVRLFGLNAWAILLPEALMGVATVGVLYAAVRRRFGAGAGLLAGALLALTPVAALMFRFNNPDALLCLLMVCAVYCVLRALEDARTKWLLLAGVCFGLAFLTKTLQAWLILPPLAVVYAVCAPTTLRRRIGQLLLGGLAMVVSGGWWVAIVELWPAASRPYIGGSQHNSFLELTFGYNGLGRINGNETGSVGGGRPGGGGGGGGGGSWGDTGITRLFSSEMGGQISWLLPAAFLLLVAGLVVLRRARRTDAARAAFLVWGGALLMTFATFSFMSGIFHEYYNVALAPYIAALVAMGAALLWRRRSRTAAALLLAGTVAVTAGWAYVLLARSPQWLPWLRWTVVAVGAVAALGLLLSVRLGRRLSVRLGRRLAVVAAGLGIAAGLGGPVAYAANTVGTPHTGSIVTAGPEVKGAGGRRPGMIIIGGRGPGPGGKGGKSTGGGPGGPGPGQGPGRGQGLGQRDGARHNGLGGLLNGQQVSAEAKAALKENAADHTWAAAAIGSQNAASYQLATGLPVMPVGGFNGSDPSPTLEQFKEYVRQGKIHYFIGGGMGGGFFGANGRNSSTSSDITSWVEKSFKKVTIGKTTLYDLTRPVS, encoded by the coding sequence ATGACCACGCACGACACTCGTCTTACCGAGTCGACGGAGCCGACCGAGTCGACCGAGCCGACGGAACCGGCCGCGTCGCCAGCCGCACAGTCGCCCCCAGCCACCCCCCACCGGCACCGCCCCGCCCTCCTGGCCCTCCTCCTGGTCACTGCCGCGCTCTACCTCTGGGACCTGGGCGCGTCCGGCTACGCGAACCAGTTCTATTCGGCGGCGGCCCAGGCGGGTTCCGAGAGCTGGAAGGCGTTCTTCTTCGGCTCGTCGGACGCGGCCAACTCCATCACCGTCGACAAGCCCCCGGCCGCCCTGTGGCCGATGGCCCTGTCCGTACGGCTCTTCGGGCTCAACGCGTGGGCGATCCTGTTGCCGGAGGCGCTGATGGGCGTCGCCACGGTCGGTGTGCTGTACGCGGCCGTACGGCGCCGTTTCGGCGCGGGCGCCGGGCTGCTGGCGGGGGCGCTGCTGGCACTGACGCCGGTCGCCGCGCTGATGTTCCGCTTCAACAACCCCGACGCGCTGCTGTGCCTGCTCATGGTCTGCGCCGTGTACTGCGTCCTGCGCGCGCTGGAGGACGCCCGTACGAAGTGGCTGCTGCTGGCGGGCGTCTGCTTCGGCCTCGCCTTCCTGACCAAGACGTTGCAGGCGTGGCTGATCCTGCCGCCGCTGGCGGTCGTTTACGCGGTCTGCGCGCCCACCACGCTGCGGCGCCGGATCGGCCAACTGCTGCTGGGCGGGCTGGCGATGGTGGTGTCCGGCGGCTGGTGGGTCGCGATCGTGGAACTGTGGCCGGCCGCCTCGCGCCCGTACATCGGAGGCTCGCAGCACAACAGCTTCCTGGAGCTGACATTCGGCTACAACGGCCTCGGCCGCATCAACGGCAACGAGACCGGCAGCGTAGGGGGCGGCCGTCCCGGTGGTGGTGGCGGTGGTGGTGGCGGGGGTTCCTGGGGCGACACCGGCATCACCCGGCTGTTCAGCTCCGAGATGGGCGGCCAGATCTCCTGGCTGCTGCCCGCTGCCTTCCTGCTGCTGGTCGCGGGGCTGGTGGTGCTGCGGCGGGCCCGCCGTACGGACGCCGCGCGCGCCGCGTTCCTGGTGTGGGGCGGGGCGCTGCTGATGACGTTCGCGACGTTCAGCTTCATGTCCGGGATCTTCCACGAGTACTACAACGTGGCCCTGGCTCCGTACATCGCGGCGCTGGTCGCCATGGGCGCGGCGCTGCTGTGGCGGCGGCGGTCCCGCACCGCCGCCGCGCTGCTGCTGGCGGGCACGGTCGCGGTGACGGCCGGGTGGGCGTATGTCCTGTTGGCCCGCTCGCCGCAGTGGCTGCCGTGGCTGCGCTGGACCGTGGTCGCGGTCGGCGCCGTCGCGGCGCTGGGGCTGCTGCTGTCCGTACGACTGGGCCGGCGGCTGTCCGTACGGCTGGGGCGCAGGCTGGCCGTGGTGGCCGCCGGGCTGGGCATCGCCGCCGGGCTGGGCGGCCCGGTCGCGTACGCCGCGAATACGGTCGGCACCCCGCACACCGGCTCGATCGTCACGGCGGGACCGGAGGTCAAGGGGGCCGGAGGCCGACGGCCCGGCATGATCATCATCGGTGGGCGCGGTCCCGGGCCGGGTGGCAAGGGCGGCAAGAGCACCGGGGGTGGTCCGGGCGGTCCTGGCCCCGGCCAGGGACCCGGCCGGGGCCAGGGCCTCGGACAGCGTGACGGCGCCCGCCACAACGGCCTGGGCGGCCTCCTCAACGGCCAGCAGGTCAGTGCCGAGGCCAAGGCCGCCCTGAAGGAGAACGCCGCCGACCACACCTGGGCCGCCGCCGCGATCGGTTCCCAGAACGCCGCCAGTTACCAGCTCGCCACCGGTCTCCCGGTCATGCCCGTCGGCGGATTCAACGGCAGCGACCCGTCACCGACCCTCGAACAGTTCAAGGAGTACGTACGCCAGGGGAAGATCCACTACTTCATCGGCGGCGGAATGGGCGGCGGTTTCTTCGGCGCGAACGGCCGGAACAGCAGCACCTCGTCCGACATCACGAGCTGGGTGGAGAAGTCCTTCAAGAAGGTCACCATCGGGAAGACGACGCTCTACGACCTGACGCGTCCCGTCTCATGA